Sequence from the Bremerella volcania genome:
TTGCTCGAACTGAACGACCTGGCCAAGGAGCTGAAGAAACGCCGCGACGAACTGGCTTCCAGCGAAGAGTTCAAAAAGAAGCTCGAGATGCTGAAGGACATGCTCAAAGGGGGCCTTGCCGAAGAACTCGCCAAAGCGATGCAGAAGGGAGACCTGCAAAAGGCCCTGGACGCGATGAAGGATCTGCAGAACAAGCTGAACAACGGCGACCTCTCGAAGGAAGAGCGGGAAGCACTAGCGAAGCAGTTGGAAGAGATGGGCAAGAAGATGGAAGACATCGCCAAAGCCCATGAAGACGCCAAGAAGGCCCTGCAGCAGCAGATCAAACAGGCCCAACAGGCCGGCAACCAGGCCGAAGCCGAACGGCTGCAGAAACAACTCGACCAGATGGGCATGCAAGACGCTCAAATGCAGCGGATGCAACAGATGGGCAACCAACTGTCGAAGGCCTCGGAAGCACTGCAAAACGGCCAGCAAAAGCAGGCCGCCGATCAGTTGAATCAGATGGCCAACGAGATGCAAGACCTTCAGGCCCAGCTAGACGAACTGGAAATGCTGGACGAAGCCATGGACCAGATGGAAATGGCTCGCAACCAGATGTGTAAAGCATGCCAGGGCGGAAAGAACGGAATGATGGGCCAGATGGGACAAATGGGCCGCATGGGCCAGCAGCCGGGCAACGGCCTGGGACAAGGGCAAGGCCAGGGGGATCGCCCGGAAGAGGAAAACGAGACCGGTGCGTACGACTCGCAAGTTCGTGCCGATCCTAAGACAGGGCGTGGCGTGATCGTCGATTACGTGGACGGCAAGAACCGAGCTGGCCAGACGCTGATTGAAATCAAATCGGCCATGGAGTCGGAGTCTTCCCTCAGCAGCGACGCGTTGACCGAAACGCGTCTCTCGAAGGACCATCAAGAGAACGCTCAAGAATACTTCGACATGGTGCGTGAAGGACGATAAGCCCACTGAGCAACATGCGAGAAGCAAAGACGGCGACCGAGATTTGGTCGCCGTTTTTTTATGCGCACCCTTACACGCCAGGCAGCGCGACGAAACCGGCTCTAGCCGTGCATCCGCTTGGGGATGGTAAAGCTGTATAGAATGACAATAGCTCCGCTGGACATCATGCTCCAGGGTGCCCAATCGGGAGGCGTAAATGGCTTGGGGCCTCCCTCTGCGGCCATCATGGCCGAGTCAACGATCAGGCACTCTGCCCCAACGATGATCAACGTGATGCCGACTGCCAAAAATAGCGACCGCCACATGGCAAATTCCTTCTTTCCTCCGTGCCTTCCACTTCGATCTGAAATACGTCAGATCGCGGCGTGATTGCACGCCCGAACGATTCGTTGTCCTTCTTATCGGCCAGGAGGTGGGGTGCCGCTAGCGTGAAAACCAAGGTGCCTGCGCAGCCGTTATAACCCAAATTTTGTTCCCTCTCGCCTGAGGGAGAGCGTTCTTGCATCGGGATCAAGACACGAAAAACGCCGCATGAAATTCGATTCACGCGGCGTCTTGTATGGATTATCCAACCAGCTTCGCCCCCTCATCCTAGACCTCTTTCCCGTGGGGGCGAGGGGACCGGAAAGGGGGTGAGCTTCGCTTATTCGACGACCCAGGTGTCGCCGGAGTTGAACAACTTGTCGAGGCTTGCTTCGCCTCGCGACTGCTTGGCTTGCTGGACCTGGTAGTTGATGGCGTCGTCGTAGCACGGGGCGTCGACGTCGCGCAGCACACCGATCGGTTCGGGGAACTCGGGGTGCGACATGCGGGTCAGCAGGTAGGCCAGCGTCGGATCGTTCGTCTTCTCATCGTGGAAGAGAAGATCGTCTTCGCTGATCCCCTTGCCAAGTTCGACCACTTCCGGGGTCATGCCGTTCAGGCGAATGCCCTTGTCGCGATCCTTACCGAAAATAAGCGGCTTGCCGTGTTCCAATTCGAGAACCGTGTCGGCCTTGGTGTCCTTGTCGGTCGCCCATTTGTAAGCGCCGTCGTTGAACACGTTGCAATTCTGGTAAACCTCGACAAAGGAAACACCCTTGTGAGCCACGGCACGTTCGAGCGTGTCGGCCAGATGCTTGATGTAGACGTCGATCGAACGAGCCACGAAAGTCGCTTCGCACGAGATGGCCACCGACAGCGGATGAATCGGGTTATCGATCGCGCCCATAGGGGTACTCTTGGTGATCTTCCCTTTTTCGGAAGTCGGCGAGTACTGTCCCTTGGTCAAACCATAAATGCGATTGTTGAACAGGATGATGTTCAAGTTCACATTGCGACGCAGCACGTGCATCAGGTGGTTACCACCGATCGAAAGCGCGTCGCCGTCGCCAGTGATGACGAAGACGGTCAGATCTTGCCGCGAAGACTTCAGCCCGGTAGCGAACGCCGGAGCACGACCGTGCACGCTGTGCATGCCGTAGGTGTTCATGTAATACGGAAAGCGGCTGCTGCAACCGATCCCGCTGACGAAGACGGTGTCTTCGCGACTCATGTTGAGGTTCGACATGACCTTTTTCATTTGGGCCAAAATCGAATAGTCACCGCATCCAGGGCACCAACGCACGTCCTGGTCGGTGCCGTAGTCCGCGGGCTTCAGTACAGGCAATTCTGCGGATGCCATGGTGGATCTTTTCTCTATCATGGGAGTTTGGCAATCAAGTGTGTGGGGTTCACCAAGGTCCCCGCTCCCTTGAAGGGAGAGGGTTAGGGTGAGGGATTTTTCTACGGCTTTGCTTTCCATTTAAGCAGGCCATAGGTTTGTTTCTGTCTTCTTACTGGGTAGGGTAAGCGGGTACTTGGTTCTCCCTCTCGCCCCGGCCCTCTCCCCTCAGGCGCGAGGGGACTCTACATCAACATGGACTCGATCTTTTCGGCAATTTCCGTTGTGGTGAACGGCTTGCCTTGCACCTTGTTCAGTCCAACCGCGTCGACCAGGTACTTGTCACGAAGCAACATACGAAGCTGGCCCAGGTTCAGTTCGGGAACCAGGACTTTGTCGAAGCTTCCAAGCAGTTGGCCCAGGTTTCGCGGGAATGGATTGAGGTATCGCAGGTGAGCGTGGCTGACCGACTGGCCTTGGGCTTGTAGACGAGCCACCGCCGTACGGCACGAACCATAGGTACCGCCCCAGCTGACGACCAACACCTTGCCGCTTTCGGCGCCCATCACTTCCTGCGGCGGGACGGCTTCGGCGATGTTGGCGACCTTCTTGGCACGGGTCAGCACCATGTGATGGTGGTTTTGTGGATCGTAGCTGACGTTGCCGGTACCATCCTGTTTCTCAAGACCACCAACGCGGTGCATCAAGCCAGGCGTACCAGGGATCGCCCACGGACGAGCCAGTTCTTCGTTCCGCTGGTAGGCCAAAAACGGAGGATCGTCTTCGCTGCGTGGACCGGGATGCGTGACTTCGATCTTCGGAAGATCGGCCATATTGGGGATTCGCCACGGTTCGCTACCGTTGGCAATGTAGCCGTCGGTCAGGATGACGATCGGGGTCATGAATCGGGTTGCGATGCGCCATGCTTCGATCGCCACGTCGAAACAGTCGGCTGGGCTGCGTGCCGCGATGATCGGCAGAGGCGATTCACCGTTGCGGCCAAACATGGCCTGCAGCAGATCGGCCTGCTCGGTCTTGGTTGGCAAACCGGTACTTGGGCCACCACGCTGGACGTCGACGATTACCAGCGGCAGTTCCAGCATCATCGCCAGCCCCATGGCTTCGCCCTTGAGTGCCATACCGGGACCGCTGGTCGTGGTGAGTGCCATTTCGCCGCCGTAGGCCGCACCAATCGCGGCACAGACGGCTGCGATTTCGTCTTCGGCCTGGAAGGTCAGCACGTTGTAGTTCTTGTACTTGCTCAGCTCGTGCAGAATGTCACTGGCCGGCGTGATTGGGTACGAGCCGAGAAACAGCTTCTTGTCGCTCAGCTGGGCCGCACTGATCAGCCCCCAAGCCAGCGCCTGGTTGCCGGTCATGTTGCGATACTTGCCTGGCGGCAGTTTGGCCTTTTCGACCGAGTAGCTGCTGCGGAACGCATCGGTGGTTTCGCCGAAGTTGTAGCCGGCCTTGAGTGCCCGGCGGTTCGCTTCCGCGATCGCTGGCAACTTTGAGAACTTCGCTTCGATGAATCGCAAGGTCGGTTCCATCGAGCGGCCATACAGCCAGAAGACCAGGCCCATCGCGAAGAAGTTACGGCAACGATCCGCTTCCTTCACACTCAGGTCGAGCCCGTCCACAGCACCGCGGGTCATGCTGGTCATGGGTACCGAGAAGACCTGGTATCCGCTGAGTGAATCGTCTTCGATCGGGTTGCTTTCGTAGCCTGCCTGACCGAGGGCTTTCTTATCGAATGCGTTGCTGTTGAGGATCAGCACGCCGTTCTTCTTCAAGTCGCCCAGGTTGGTCTTGAGGGCCGCGGGGTTCATCGCCACGAGCGCATCGACCGTTTCGCCGGGGGTGAAGATGTCGTGCGACGCAAAGTGAATCTGAAAACCACTCACCCCGGCCAGCGTTCCACGTGGAGCACGGATTTCGGCCGGGAAGTCGGGGAAGGTAGCGATGTCGTTACCAGCCAGGGCCGAGGTATTCGAGAACTGCGTACCGGCCAATTGCATACCGTCGCCAGAGTCGC
This genomic interval carries:
- a CDS encoding 2-oxoacid:acceptor oxidoreductase subunit alpha, yielding MSTTTDETTVVKEIQPLEEATVRFCGDSGDGMQLAGTQFSNTSALAGNDIATFPDFPAEIRAPRGTLAGVSGFQIHFASHDIFTPGETVDALVAMNPAALKTNLGDLKKNGVLILNSNAFDKKALGQAGYESNPIEDDSLSGYQVFSVPMTSMTRGAVDGLDLSVKEADRCRNFFAMGLVFWLYGRSMEPTLRFIEAKFSKLPAIAEANRRALKAGYNFGETTDAFRSSYSVEKAKLPPGKYRNMTGNQALAWGLISAAQLSDKKLFLGSYPITPASDILHELSKYKNYNVLTFQAEDEIAAVCAAIGAAYGGEMALTTTSGPGMALKGEAMGLAMMLELPLVIVDVQRGGPSTGLPTKTEQADLLQAMFGRNGESPLPIIAARSPADCFDVAIEAWRIATRFMTPIVILTDGYIANGSEPWRIPNMADLPKIEVTHPGPRSEDDPPFLAYQRNEELARPWAIPGTPGLMHRVGGLEKQDGTGNVSYDPQNHHHMVLTRAKKVANIAEAVPPQEVMGAESGKVLVVSWGGTYGSCRTAVARLQAQGQSVSHAHLRYLNPFPRNLGQLLGSFDKVLVPELNLGQLRMLLRDKYLVDAVGLNKVQGKPFTTTEIAEKIESMLM
- a CDS encoding 2-oxoacid:ferredoxin oxidoreductase subunit beta, with protein sequence MASAELPVLKPADYGTDQDVRWCPGCGDYSILAQMKKVMSNLNMSREDTVFVSGIGCSSRFPYYMNTYGMHSVHGRAPAFATGLKSSRQDLTVFVITGDGDALSIGGNHLMHVLRRNVNLNIILFNNRIYGLTKGQYSPTSEKGKITKSTPMGAIDNPIHPLSVAISCEATFVARSIDVYIKHLADTLERAVAHKGVSFVEVYQNCNVFNDGAYKWATDKDTKADTVLELEHGKPLIFGKDRDKGIRLNGMTPEVVELGKGISEDDLLFHDEKTNDPTLAYLLTRMSHPEFPEPIGVLRDVDAPCYDDAINYQVQQAKQSRGEASLDKLFNSGDTWVVE